Genomic segment of Nostoc sp. TCL240-02:
CTCCTTCAATTTATGCAGCCAAGGAAAAATCAGAAAGTCTTTACTATCAGCAAATAGGGCAATTACTCCGTCTCCTCACATATATATCCTTTGCAATTGCTCTGCCAATGACATTTCTATCTGACAAGATAATTATGGTGATGTTTGGAAGTGGATATGCAGAAGCAGGACCAATACTAGCAGTTCATATTTGGACATCTTTATTTGTATTTATGGGTCTTGCAACATCACCATGGTTTATTGCTGAAAGTTTGAATCATGTTTCTTTAGGTAAAACTTTATTTGGGGCAATATTGAATATTCTTCTTAATTTATTGTTAATTCCTAAATATGCTGGATTTGGTGCTGCGATCGCAACAATAATATCCCAAGCTTCTGCTGCTTTCCTATGCAATGGGTTTGATAAAAGAACAAAAAAAATATTTAAAATTCAGATGCGAGCGCTACTTCCTTTTTATAAATTTTGATTGTTATTTATCTTTAGACTTTAAGTTATCAATTCATATTAGCAAAATTAATCAAATATGCAAACATCAATAACTTTTATTATTTTTAATCGCTCACAAAAAACAGAGAAAGTTTTTGAAGCTATTCGCCAAGCCAAGCCAAAAAAGCTTTTTGTCATTGCAGATGGTCCCCGCAGCAACCGCGAAGGTGAGGTAGAAAAATGTGAAGAAACTAGGGCAATTATTGAGAGAGTTGATTGGGAATGTGAAGTTATTAAGAATTATGCTGATATCAACTTAGGTTGTGCGAAACGAGTATCTAGTGGTTTAGATTGGGTATTTAAGAATGTTGAAGAAACAATTATTTTAGAAGATGATTGTATCCCTCACCCGACTTTTTTCAGATTTAGTGAAGAACTACTGGAAAAATATAGATATGATACTAGAATCGGCACCATATCTGCCCAAAATGTTCAATTTGGACGAAAACGCACAAATTACAGTTACTATTTTTCTCGTTATAACCACTGCTGGGGTTGGGCAAGTTGGAGACGTGCTTGGCAACATTATGATTTGACTATGAAACTCTGGAAAGAGGTGCAAGCAGAAAACCTTTTACATGACATTCTTATAGATACAAAAGCAGTAAATTATTGGCGACGAATATTTCAGTCTATTTATAACAATCCTACAGGTATAACTTGGGATTATCAATGGACATTTGCTTGCTGGATGCAGGGCAGCTTAAGCATTATTCCCAATGTAAATTTAATTTCTAATATTGGTGTTGGTGCAGATGCAACTCATTTCAATTCCAAGCAAAAATTTTCGTTCATTAATATGTCGATGGAAGCAATAGAATTTCCCTTAAAGCATCCACCGTTTATTGTGAGGAATATAGAGGCAGATATTTTTACGCAGAAAACAGTCTATAAAGCAACAGCATTGGATATTTTTAAAGAAGAATTGAAGAAAAAATTAAATTACTCAACAGTTAAAAGATAGTAACCCATCTAGTAAATTAATAGACAGATGAAATGTCAGAAATTAAGGTAAAATTAACAGAAAAAATATTAACTGTCTTACTATTACTCATCACTGTAGGGGCATTGACTATACACCCTGCACAAGAGATTTCTATATCTACCCTTGGAGGTGATAAGCTAGATACTATATTCAATATAGTTTCATATTTTATTTTATTTTATTTCCTACTTTTATACTGGAAAGGTTTTCTTTATGTAACTACTAAAAGTCCATTACAGTTTCTTTTAATAACAATAGTTATATTTTCTCTTTTGTGGTCAGGAGACTTAAGTTCTAGTCTTACTTATATGAGAGGTTTAATCCGACTATATTTTCTGGCAATCTATTTGGCAATGCGTTATTCTCTGGGCGAACAAATGAGACTAATCGCTTGGGCGCTTGGTGTATCTGCATTATTATCTATGATATTTTCTGCATTCATACCAGGTTATATTCATCAATCACCTGAATTAGTAGGTATGTGGAGCGGAATTTATGGTCATAAAAATGAATTAGGATATATGATGGCTTGGAGTACAGGAGTATTTTTGCACCTTGCTCTTAGTAGCCATCAATATCGTTGGTTGATGTGGGGAATATGTGGGATATCTATATGTCTAATTATCCTCTCACGTTCCACAACATCTTTGACGATTATATTAACAATGATATTACTTTTACCTGTCTATAAATCATTTCAAAAAACTAATTATAAATTACAAGTTATTCTAATTACTTCGACTTTAATGTTACTCATTATCGGTTTAATGTTACTTATCAATAATGCCGATATCGTAGTTGGTACTTCTGGCAAAGACCTTACCTTTAATGGACGTTCTGATCTCTGGGAGCTAGTGATGTCCAAGATTTGGGAAAGACCCTGGCTAGGTTATGGATTTTCTGGATTTTGGACTAGTACTGCTGCATCTAATCTGAGAGCTACTTATGATTGGGCAAGTAATGCTCACAATGGTTT
This window contains:
- a CDS encoding glycosyltransferase family 2 protein, which gives rise to MQTSITFIIFNRSQKTEKVFEAIRQAKPKKLFVIADGPRSNREGEVEKCEETRAIIERVDWECEVIKNYADINLGCAKRVSSGLDWVFKNVEETIILEDDCIPHPTFFRFSEELLEKYRYDTRIGTISAQNVQFGRKRTNYSYYFSRYNHCWGWASWRRAWQHYDLTMKLWKEVQAENLLHDILIDTKAVNYWRRIFQSIYNNPTGITWDYQWTFACWMQGSLSIIPNVNLISNIGVGADATHFNSKQKFSFINMSMEAIEFPLKHPPFIVRNIEADIFTQKTVYKATALDIFKEELKKKLNYSTVKR
- a CDS encoding O-antigen ligase, with the translated sequence MSEIKVKLTEKILTVLLLLITVGALTIHPAQEISISTLGGDKLDTIFNIVSYFILFYFLLLYWKGFLYVTTKSPLQFLLITIVIFSLLWSGDLSSSLTYMRGLIRLYFLAIYLAMRYSLGEQMRLIAWALGVSALLSMIFSAFIPGYIHQSPELVGMWSGIYGHKNELGYMMAWSTGVFLHLALSSHQYRWLMWGICGISICLIILSRSTTSLTIILTMILLLPVYKSFQKTNYKLQVILITSTLMLLIIGLMLLINNADIVVGTSGKDLTFNGRSDLWELVMSKIWERPWLGYGFSGFWTSTAASNLRATYDWASNAHNGFLELLLELGFLGFLTFAAGFFRFFIMALTRIISVAKKPEDYWPMQMLIIIVIVNFSEARLLTPSWNWLMYVTTSLSLTLEHERNQKNILVSNYEVKKNESFTS